Proteins encoded by one window of Desulfocurvus vexinensis DSM 17965:
- a CDS encoding methyl-accepting chemotaxis protein, whose translation MKNLKLGVKLIGGFVITALIALAIGGVGILEINSLGGHVQNIGENRLPAVQELLHAENGLRRLQTAMRTMSSPYLDAQGRKRQLENVQSARSQYQTSLKAYEELPHTPEETELWSQFGPAESKAAEANSKALAMSEQLLVLDVLNPEALMRDLQMFRGDHYMLSSRIAELLLAGKVFEGGDDPTACNFGKWLAGMKTDNPAMAKLLADVREPHNQFHAVLGEIKKAAAAGQTERARTLYINEMAPNAEKVFGLFREMRAEAQKSLDLFTGMNDVLLGDAREHMNHAFEVVEELVAVNVKAGGLAVEEANADAALGRTVATTGMVVGVVLALALGIVLTRAITGPLFKGVGFAQAIAAGDLTARIDVNQKDEIGQLAAALQEMVAKLSEVVGEVQSAGENVASGSEEL comes from the coding sequence ATGAAAAATCTCAAACTGGGCGTCAAGCTCATCGGCGGGTTCGTGATCACGGCGCTCATCGCCCTGGCCATCGGCGGGGTGGGCATCCTGGAAATCAACTCCCTGGGCGGGCATGTGCAGAACATCGGGGAAAACAGGCTGCCCGCCGTCCAGGAGCTGCTGCATGCCGAAAACGGCCTGCGCAGGCTGCAGACGGCCATGCGCACCATGAGCAGCCCCTACCTCGACGCCCAGGGCCGCAAGCGGCAGCTGGAAAACGTCCAGTCGGCCCGCAGCCAGTACCAGACAAGCCTGAAAGCCTACGAGGAGTTGCCGCACACGCCGGAGGAAACCGAGCTCTGGTCGCAGTTCGGACCCGCCGAGTCCAAGGCGGCGGAGGCCAACTCAAAAGCCCTGGCCATGTCGGAGCAGCTCCTGGTCCTGGACGTCCTGAACCCCGAAGCCCTGATGCGCGACCTGCAGATGTTCCGCGGCGACCACTACATGCTGTCGTCGCGGATCGCCGAACTGCTGCTGGCCGGAAAGGTGTTCGAGGGCGGCGACGACCCCACGGCCTGCAACTTCGGCAAGTGGCTGGCGGGCATGAAGACGGACAACCCGGCCATGGCGAAGCTTCTGGCCGACGTGCGCGAGCCGCACAACCAGTTCCACGCCGTGCTGGGCGAGATCAAGAAGGCCGCAGCCGCCGGGCAGACGGAGCGGGCCCGGACCCTGTACATCAACGAGATGGCGCCCAACGCCGAGAAGGTCTTCGGCCTCTTCCGCGAGATGCGCGCCGAGGCCCAGAAGTCCCTGGACCTGTTCACCGGCATGAACGACGTTCTGCTGGGCGACGCCCGCGAGCACATGAACCATGCCTTCGAGGTGGTGGAAGAGCTGGTGGCCGTCAACGTCAAGGCCGGAGGGCTGGCCGTGGAAGAGGCCAACGCCGACGCCGCCCTCGGGCGCACCGTGGCGACCACGGGCATGGTCGTGGGGGTCGTCCTGGCCCTGGCCCTGGGCATCGTGCTGACCCGGGCCATCACCGGCCCGCTCTTCAAGGGCGTGGGCTTCGCCCAGGCCATCGCCGCAGGCGACCTCACGGCGCGCATCGACGTGAACCAGAAGGACGAGATCGGCCAGCTGGCCGCCGCGCTCCAGGAGATGGTCGCCAAGCTCTCCGAGGTCGTGGGCGAGGTGCAGAGCGCGGGCGAGAACGTGGCCTCGGGCAGCGAGGAGCT
- a CDS encoding DUF721 domain-containing protein: protein MKRLATLFNRFLSRRDPDGTRYHLSRLWRHWQQVVGPHIAEVARPVGHRGTTLVIGAQDHMIAQELAMYAPALLEQANAFLGMNFFDKVRVDLLGDHVSLDAVAQPAPSPPPRPGRPARLGGLEGRIDPASPIARCYAAYLRSFDQDATPGDDPAPPAEK, encoded by the coding sequence ATGAAACGACTCGCCACGCTGTTCAACCGCTTCCTCTCCAGGCGCGACCCCGACGGGACGCGCTACCATCTGTCGCGCCTGTGGCGGCACTGGCAGCAGGTGGTCGGCCCGCATATCGCCGAGGTCGCCCGGCCCGTGGGCCACAGGGGCACGACCCTGGTCATCGGCGCGCAGGACCACATGATCGCCCAGGAGCTGGCCATGTACGCCCCGGCCCTGCTGGAACAGGCCAACGCCTTTTTGGGCATGAATTTCTTTGACAAGGTTCGGGTGGACCTGTTAGGAGACCACGTTTCACTGGATGCAGTCGCCCAGCCCGCGCCCAGCCCGCCGCCCAGGCCGGGCCGGCCCGCGCGCCTGGGCGGCCTGGAGGGGCGGATCGACCCCGCCTCGCCCATCGCCAGGTGTTACGCGGCGTACCTGCGCTCCTTCGACCAGGACGCCACGCCCGGCGACGACCCCGCCCCACCGGCAGAAAAATGA
- a CDS encoding ABC transporter substrate binding protein: MAAVVVLGLAPRTVLAARQPLPNILVLHSYHQGLTWTDDIQLGIEEALARSGLAFDLDVEYLDAARFGDATDRREHFELFLRQLLLKISRRAFDLILVTDNVALDFVLEHRDSLGPATPVVFCGVNNFAPELLRGQENVTGVGETPAFDATLELALGLHPAAKRVLVLTEDTATGRANLELFRRQTGHLAARLAVQIVQDTDIASQERHLAALDADWIVLPMCRTREGGAVLPDEESSRRLSQASAVPVFAAWDFWMGHGPVAGVVVSARAQGQAAGAIALRVLGGEPSATIPVSSEYNIPLADHRALTRFRMPDLPLPPGTVMLHQPASFYTLNKTLVWGALAVLALGGVQMFLLARSVRRRKRAEELYRSQLNFVSKLLEAMPAPVFFKDLEGRYLGVNPAFETLMGKAASEVVGKRTTEVFPPDQGGFFQRRDEEMLEGQGRQSYEHVMQCATGLRTLVIDKALFLDGSGAPAGIVGVISDVTPIREAQRSLAQSEERLRLAMEATSDGVWDWNLATGAVAWSPRTYTMLGYEPDEFPVDFEAWKSLIHPDDREAVAAEILRQMATEDGSFQVEFRLRNKAGDWLWTLGRGKVVQRDGQGAVLRMLGTHVDVTQRRRQEEAAKRNAKLLSSLLNIYHQEAMGRHELLDYTLHEALDITKSQIGYIYNYNESLETFELNSWSRSVSKQCTVVDPKRVHTLDATGAWGEVVRQRKPIILNDFQGDNPYRKGVPQGHAPLSRFMSVPLFDGGRIIAVVGVANKVEPYTDADALQLSLLMGGAWRVLERNQYLGDLVKAKEAAEVASRAKSEFLAIMSHEFRTPLSGIMGMLQLMQGTPLDGEQEEFVATALSASRHLAQILDDVLNLACLEFGRETLQEEPFVVKAVVDSVTGVLEPKARQKGLRFVSAIGPELAAPLLGDMRRLRQILFNLVGNSLKYTTSGEIRIEAHALPVFASPSELRILFSVVDTGVGIPENKIKDVFEPFSQADTPYTRKQGGAGLGLAIVRRLVALMGGTLAISSEPGQGTEVHFSLPLRRAQAQAPAPGGESCAVARPLRILVVEDEAVNRLCVRKMLESAGHTVHEAHNGAQALDILAREPLDLVLMDIQMPVMDGVQTTRLLRASTALGERARIPIVALTAHSMAGDREKFLDAGMDGYVSKPVEMHELCAEIQRVGGG, encoded by the coding sequence ATGGCCGCCGTCGTGGTCCTCGGCCTGGCCCCCCGCACCGTCCTTGCTGCGCGGCAGCCCCTGCCCAACATCCTCGTCCTGCACAGCTACCACCAGGGCCTGACCTGGACCGACGACATCCAGCTCGGCATCGAGGAAGCCCTGGCCCGCAGCGGCCTGGCCTTCGATCTCGATGTCGAATACCTCGACGCGGCCCGCTTCGGCGACGCCACGGACAGGCGTGAGCATTTCGAACTCTTCCTGCGCCAGCTTCTGCTCAAGATCTCCCGCCGGGCCTTCGACCTGATCCTGGTCACCGACAACGTGGCCCTGGACTTCGTGCTCGAACACCGCGACAGCCTGGGCCCGGCGACCCCGGTGGTGTTCTGCGGCGTCAACAATTTCGCCCCCGAGCTCCTGCGGGGCCAGGAGAACGTCACCGGGGTCGGGGAGACCCCGGCCTTCGACGCGACCCTCGAACTGGCCCTCGGGCTCCACCCCGCCGCGAAGCGGGTCCTCGTGCTCACGGAGGACACGGCCACGGGCCGGGCCAACCTGGAGCTGTTCCGGCGCCAGACCGGCCACCTCGCGGCCAGACTCGCCGTGCAGATCGTCCAGGACACGGACATCGCCAGCCAGGAGCGGCACCTTGCCGCGCTGGACGCGGACTGGATCGTGCTGCCCATGTGCCGCACGCGCGAGGGCGGCGCGGTCCTGCCGGACGAGGAGTCCAGCAGGCGCCTGAGCCAGGCCAGCGCAGTGCCCGTTTTCGCGGCCTGGGATTTCTGGATGGGCCACGGCCCGGTGGCGGGCGTCGTCGTGTCGGCCAGGGCCCAGGGCCAGGCCGCGGGGGCCATCGCCCTGCGCGTCCTGGGCGGTGAGCCCAGCGCCACCATCCCCGTTTCCAGCGAATACAACATCCCCCTGGCCGACCACCGGGCCCTGACGCGGTTCAGGATGCCCGACCTCCCGCTGCCGCCGGGCACCGTGATGCTCCACCAGCCCGCGTCCTTCTACACACTGAACAAGACCCTCGTCTGGGGCGCCCTCGCGGTCCTGGCCCTGGGCGGCGTCCAGATGTTCCTGCTGGCGCGAAGCGTCCGCCGCCGCAAGCGGGCCGAGGAGCTCTACCGCTCGCAGCTGAACTTCGTGTCCAAGCTGCTGGAGGCCATGCCCGCCCCGGTGTTCTTCAAGGACCTGGAAGGCCGCTACCTGGGGGTCAACCCGGCCTTCGAAACGCTGATGGGCAAGGCGGCGAGCGAGGTCGTCGGCAAACGGACGACGGAGGTCTTCCCTCCCGACCAGGGCGGCTTCTTCCAGCGGCGCGACGAGGAGATGCTCGAAGGCCAGGGCCGGCAGAGCTACGAGCACGTCATGCAGTGCGCCACGGGACTGCGCACCCTGGTCATCGACAAGGCGCTCTTTCTCGACGGCAGCGGTGCCCCGGCGGGCATCGTCGGCGTCATCTCCGACGTGACCCCCATCCGGGAGGCCCAGCGCTCCCTGGCGCAAAGCGAGGAACGGCTGCGCCTGGCCATGGAGGCGACCAGCGACGGGGTCTGGGACTGGAACCTCGCCACGGGCGCCGTGGCCTGGAGCCCGCGCACGTACACCATGCTCGGCTACGAGCCCGACGAGTTTCCCGTGGATTTCGAGGCCTGGAAGTCGCTCATCCACCCCGACGACCGGGAGGCGGTGGCCGCCGAGATTCTGCGCCAGATGGCCACCGAGGACGGCTCGTTCCAGGTCGAGTTCCGCCTGCGCAACAAGGCGGGCGACTGGCTGTGGACCCTGGGCCGGGGCAAGGTCGTCCAGCGCGACGGGCAGGGCGCCGTGCTGCGGATGCTCGGCACCCATGTGGACGTCACCCAGCGCAGACGCCAGGAAGAGGCGGCCAAGCGCAACGCCAAGCTGCTGAGCAGCCTGTTGAACATCTACCACCAGGAGGCCATGGGGCGGCACGAACTTCTGGACTACACGCTCCACGAGGCCCTCGACATCACGAAAAGCCAGATCGGCTACATCTACAACTACAACGAGAGCCTCGAGACCTTCGAGTTGAACTCCTGGTCCCGCAGCGTCTCGAAGCAATGCACCGTCGTTGACCCCAAACGCGTGCATACCCTTGATGCCACGGGCGCCTGGGGCGAGGTCGTCCGCCAGCGCAAGCCCATCATCCTCAACGATTTCCAGGGCGACAACCCGTACCGCAAGGGCGTGCCCCAGGGCCACGCGCCGCTGTCCCGGTTCATGAGCGTGCCGCTGTTCGACGGCGGGAGGATCATCGCCGTGGTCGGCGTCGCCAACAAGGTCGAACCGTACACCGACGCCGACGCCCTGCAGCTCTCCCTGCTGATGGGCGGCGCCTGGCGGGTGCTGGAGCGCAACCAGTACCTGGGCGACCTCGTCAAGGCCAAGGAGGCCGCCGAGGTCGCCAGTAGGGCCAAATCGGAGTTCCTGGCCATCATGAGCCACGAGTTCCGCACGCCGCTGAGCGGCATCATGGGCATGCTGCAACTGATGCAGGGCACGCCCCTGGACGGCGAGCAGGAGGAATTCGTGGCCACGGCGCTGTCCGCCAGCCGCCACCTGGCGCAGATCCTCGACGATGTGCTGAATCTCGCCTGCCTGGAGTTCGGCCGCGAAACCCTCCAGGAGGAGCCCTTCGTGGTCAAGGCGGTGGTGGACTCGGTGACCGGGGTGCTCGAACCCAAGGCCAGGCAGAAGGGCCTGCGCTTCGTGTCCGCCATCGGCCCGGAGCTGGCCGCGCCCCTGCTCGGCGACATGCGCCGCTTGCGCCAGATCCTGTTCAACCTCGTGGGCAACTCCCTGAAATACACCACCAGCGGGGAAATCAGGATCGAGGCCCACGCCCTTCCGGTTTTCGCCTCGCCGTCCGAACTGCGGATCCTGTTTTCCGTCGTGGACACGGGCGTTGGCATTCCCGAAAACAAGATCAAGGACGTCTTCGAGCCGTTTTCCCAGGCGGATACGCCTTACACCCGCAAGCAGGGTGGGGCGGGGCTCGGGCTGGCCATCGTCCGGCGGCTGGTCGCCCTCATGGGCGGCACCCTGGCCATCAGCTCCGAGCCCGGCCAGGGCACGGAGGTCCATTTTTCGCTGCCACTGCGCCGGGCCCAGGCGCAGGCCCCCGCGCCGGGCGGGGAAAGCTGCGCGGTGGCGCGCCCCCTGCGCATCCTCGTGGTCGAGGACGAGGCGGTCAACCGCCTGTGCGTGCGCAAGATGCTGGAAAGCGCGGGGCATACCGTGCACGAGGCGCACAACGGGGCCCAGGCCCTGGACATCCTGGCCAGGGAGCCCCTCGATCTGGTACTGATGGACATTCAGATGCCGGTCATGGACGGCGTGCAGACCACGCGGCTGCTCCGCGCCAGCACGGCCCTGGGGGAGCGGGCACGGATTCCCATCGTCGCCCTGACCGCCCATTCCATGGCCGGGGACAGGGAAAAATTCCTGGACGCGGGCATGGACGGCTACGTCTCCAAGCCGGTGGAGATGCACGAGCTGTGCGCGGAGATCCAGCGGGTCGGCGGCGGCTGA